The sequence GGTCGACCTTGATCGCGGAGGCGTGCAGCCCGGCCTTGTGCGCGAACGCGGAGACACCCACGTACGGCTGGTGGGTGGAGGGCGTGAGGTTGACGACCTCGGCGATGGCGTGCGAGATCCGGGTCATCTCCCGCAGCCGGCCCTCGGGCAGCACCTGCTTGCCGTACTTCAGCTCCAGGGCGGCCACCACCGGGAACAGGTTCGCGTTGCCGACCCGCTCGCCGTAGCCGTTGGCCGTGCACTGCACATGCGTGGCACCGCCGTCGACCGCGGCCAGCGTGTTGGCGACCGCGCAGCCGGTGTCGTCCTGGGCGTGGATGCCGAGCCGGGCGCCGGTGTCGGCGAGCACGGTGGCGACGACGGCGTGCACCTGGGCGGGCAGCATGCCGCCGTTCGTGTCACACAGCACCACCACATCGGCCCCGGCCTCGGAGGCGGCGCGCACGACGGCCTTGGCGTACTCGGGGTTCGCGCGGTAGCCGTCGAAGAAGTGCTCGCAGTCCACGAAGACCCGGCGGCCCTGCTCGCGCAGGTGGGCGACGGTGTCGCGGACCATCTCCAGGTTCTCGTCCAGCGTGGTGCGCAGCGCCATCTCCACATGCCGGTCGTGCGCCTTGGCGACCAGCGTGATCACCGGGGCGCCGGACTCCAGCAGCGCCCTGACCTGCGGATCGTCGGCCGCCTTGGCACCGGCGCGGCGGGTGGCGCCGAAGGCGACCAGCCGGGCGGTACGGAACTCGATCTCGTCCTTGGCGCGGGCGAAGAACTCGGTGTCGCGGGGGTTGGCGCCGGGCCAGCCGCCCTCGATGAAGCCGACGCCGAAGTCGTCCAGGTGCCGGGCGATGGCGAGCTTGTCCGCGACGGTGAGGTTGATGCCCTCGCGCTGCGCGCCGTCGCGCAGCGTGGTGTCGAAGACGTGGAACGAGTCGTCGAGCGCGCTGGTTGCCGTCTCGGTCATGGTCTCAAGGCTCCTGTTGTGGATCTTCGGTCTTACCGGAATGACCGGCTCCACCGTCCCCCCAATACTCCCCCGCGCTCGGTTCACGGCTGAAGGTGGGCCGTAAAACGAAAAAACCCCTCGCGGATGCGAGAGGTCTGCGCGCGGGTCGAGGACGAACGGTGGCCACCCGTACCTGGTCGTACGAGATGGTCACTGCGGACCGGCGCGCCTGCTGCCAATAATCGTGGCGAACGTAAGCACGGGGGAAGTCTGGCACAGCACCGCCCCCGGCTCACCGTCCGTCTCAGGATGCGGTCGTCACGCGGGACCCCTCCACTCCACTGGCCCCCATCGTCCCGGTCAGATCCTGGTCCTTCGTCTCCCGCATAGTGACGTACACGATGAGCGATACGGCCGCACAGCCCGCCACATACCAGAAGAAGCCGGACTCGATCCCGGCCTTCTTGAACCACAGGGCGATGTATTCGGCCGTGCCGCCGAAGAGGGCGTTGGCGAGGGCGTACGGGAGGGCGACGCCCAAGGAGCGGACACCTGTCGGGAACAGCTCGGCCTTCACACAGGCGTTGATCGAGGTGTAGCCGGTGACGATCACCAGCGCGAGCAGGGAGAGGCCGAGCGCGGGCCAGTAGCCGCCGGCGTGCTTGAGCAGAGTCATGATCGGCACGGTCAGGACGGTGGAGCCGACCGCGAAGGTGATCAGCAGCGGCCGGCGCCCGATCCGGTCGGACAGGGCCCCGGCGAACGGCTGGAGCCCGGCGAAGACGATCAGCGCGGTGAAGGAGACCAGGGTCGCGGTGTCCTTGGACAGGCCCGCCGAGTTGGAGAGGTACTTGGTCAGATAGGTGGTGTACGTGTAGTACGCGACCGTGCCGCCCATGGTGAGCGCGATGACGAGGAACGCCTCGCGCCGGTGCCGCCACAGGGCGCGCAGCGTGCCGCGCTCCTCGGCGGCCGAGGCGTCCTCGTCGTAGACCTCGCTCTCCGGCATGGTGCGGCGCAAAAAGAAGACGACGGCCGCGCCGAGGGCGCCGACGACGAAGGGGATGCGCCAGCCGTAGCTGTGCAGGGCGGAGTCGGACATGGTGCGCTGGAGGATGATCTGGAGGCCGAGGCCGACGATCTGGCCGATGGTCATGGACACGTACTGGAAGCTGGAGGCGAGGCCGCGCCTCTTCGGGTCGGTGGCCTCGGTGAGATAGGTGGCGCTGGCCGCGTACTCGCCGCCCACCGACAGCCCCTGGAGCAGCCGGGCGACGAGCAGCACGAGGGCGCCGCCGTACCCGGCGACCGCGTACGTGGGCGCGACGGCGATCAGCACCGCCGAGGCCGACATCAGCGTGACGGTCAGCGTCAGCGCCGCCTTGCGCCCCCTGCGGTCACCGACCCGCCCCAGCAGCCACCCGCCGACGGGCCGCATGAAGAACCCGACGGCGAAGATGCCGGCGGTGTTCATCAGCTGCGCGGTGGGGTTCCCACTCGGGAAGAACGCCCCGGCGAAATAGGTGGCGAAGCTGGCGTACACGAACCAGTCGAACCACTCGACCATGTTCCCCGCCGAGCCGACCCAGATCTTCTTCCAGTGGTGGATCTCCATGGGCCCTTACCTGCCCGGGAGTCGAACAGACGATGCGCCCCACAGGAGCGCGGGGAACTGCGCGAGCGACCACGACGCACCCGCACCCGCCGCACCACCCGGGAACCTACGGCGACGGGGCGACCAAACCGTCCTCGATGAACTCCCCCACATGCGCGAGCACTTGCTCCCGGGAAACCCCCCGCAGCCCGATGGCGACATGGATCGAGAACCCGTCGAGCAGCGCACGCGTCCTCGTGGCGAAGCGGTCGGCGTCCACTCCCCTGAACTCCCCCCGCGAGACGCCTTCCGCGATCAGGGCGACGAGGTCCCGGTGCCATGCGCCCTCGATCGCGGACTGGCGGGCGCGTGCGTCGTCGTCGGCGTTCTGGGAGCGGTTCCAGACCTCCAGCCACAGGGTCCAGTGCGGGTCGCGGTGGCCGTCGGGGACGTACAGGTCGACGTACGCGTCCAGCCGTTCCCGCGCCGAGCCCGCTCCCGCGAGCAGCCGGCCGCGCGCCGCGCCGAGACGGCCCTCGCTCCACTCCAGGGTCTGGAGCAGCAGTTCGTCCTTGGAGCGGAAGTAGTACAGGAGGTGCCCGCTGCTCATCCCGACCTCGCGGCCGAGCGCCGCCATGGTGAGCTTCTCCAGACCGCGTTCGGCGATCATGCCCATGGCCGCGGCGAGCAGTTCCTCGCGGGGCGGGGCGGGGGTGCGCCGGCGCGGCGCGGAAGGCTCGCTCATGCGGACACCAGCCGTACGGCGGCGGGCAGGAAGTGGGTCTCGTACGGCCCGTAGCACTCGGCGAACAGCGTCGCCACCGGGGTCCGGCAGCCCGGGCACAGGAAGTTGGGCCCCTGCTGCCCGGTGGGTCCGCAGCAGCCGGAGTCCAGGCAGTCGTCGTCGCCCAGGAGGTGGCCGCGGGTGTCCTCGGGGTGGACGACCAGGGTGTCCCGGGGCCCGGCGGACATCAGGAAGCCCGGCCCTTCCGGGTCCGCGACGCAGACGCCGGGCACCGCGCCCCCGGCCCACTCGGGGTCCGGGTGCGGCACGAACGGCGCCCCCGACGGCTCGGGGTCCACCGCGCAGGTCCCGCGCGGCACGGTGGAGGGTGCCTGCCGGGACCCGTCGGCGTTCTCGGCCCCGCTGTTCGGGGGGCGCTCGGGCAATTCGGCCAGCAGGCGCACGGGCTCACAGAGCCGGTGGCCGCAGCCCGCACAGACCAGGACGTTCACCCGTATGTTCTACCCGACCCGAGACGCCGACGGCTGCCAAGCGGGCCTCTCCCCCACCCCCGCGGGCGGCCGTCCCCGCGTCCGGACCGCCCGGACGGCCGGCCGGGCGAACCGCCGGCCGTCGGCGCTCCGCGTGCGTCCGGCCTCGGGAACGGCGCCCACCTGGAACCGTGTGGCGTCGTGATGGACAGGGACCATCAGGGCGTCCGGGGTGCGGAAGCCGTCCGCCCGGTCGGGCGTGAACTCCCGTGGGTCCAGGGCCCGGAAGGACCGGTCCGCCAGCGCGGTGAGGTCTGTCCGGTCCGTCCGCTTGGTCATGTCCTCAGCCTCCGGTCTGAAGCGGCCTTGAGCGTCAAGAGCGGCGGGAGCGCGGCTGCTGCTGGGTGATGCAGTGGATGCCGCCCCCGGCCGCGAAGATCTGGCGGGCGTCGACCAGGGTGACGGTGCGGTCGGGGAAGAGGCGGCGGAAGATGGCGGCGGCCGTCTCGTCGCGGGGGTCGTCGAAGGCGCACAGGACGACGCCGTCGTTGCAGAGGTAATGGTTGATGTACGAGTAGTCGGCCCAGTGGCCGTCGGCCTCCAGGACGGTCGGCGCGGGGACCTCCACGACCTCCAGGGGGCGGCCATGGGCGTCGGTCGAGGACCTGAGGAGGCCGATGATCTCCTTGCTGATCTCGTGGTCGGGGTGCGCGGGGTCCGGCTGGTGGTGGGCGAGGACGACGCCGGGGCGGGCGAAGGCGGCGACGATGTCGACGTGGCCGAGGGTGCCGTAGCCGTACGGGGGGTAGTCGGCGGTCAGGCCGCGCGGCAGCCAGATGGCCTTGCTGGTACCGAGGTGGGCGTGGATCTCCGCCTCGACCCGCTCCCGCGTCCAGTGCGGGTTGCGCTCGGGGCCGAGCTGCACGGTCTCGGTGAGCAGCACCGTGCCCTGGCCGTCGACATGGATGCCGCCGCCCTCGTTGACCAGCGTCGAGGTGTACGTCTTCGCGCCCGCGAGGTCGGCGACGTGGCCGCCGATCTTCGCGTCGTGCTCCCAGCGGGCCCAGTCCTGGGCGCCCCAGCCGTTGAACGTCCAGTCCACGGCGGCCAGTTCACCCTCGGCGTCGGTCAGGAA is a genomic window of Streptomyces sp. WP-1 containing:
- a CDS encoding TetR/AcrR family transcriptional regulator, with amino-acid sequence MSEPSAPRRRTPAPPREELLAAAMGMIAERGLEKLTMAALGREVGMSSGHLLYYFRSKDELLLQTLEWSEGRLGAARGRLLAGAGSARERLDAYVDLYVPDGHRDPHWTLWLEVWNRSQNADDDARARQSAIEGAWHRDLVALIAEGVSRGEFRGVDADRFATRTRALLDGFSIHVAIGLRGVSREQVLAHVGEFIEDGLVAPSP
- a CDS encoding agmatine/peptidylarginine deiminase, yielding MSTPAADGFRMPAEWTPHERTWMAWPGPNPTFDDAEDLAASRHAWASVARAVRRFEPVTVVCGPGAAAGARELLGPDIDLVERELDDAWMRDIGPTFLTDAEGELAAVDWTFNGWGAQDWARWEHDAKIGGHVADLAGAKTYTSTLVNEGGGIHVDGQGTVLLTETVQLGPERNPHWTRERVEAEIHAHLGTSKAIWLPRGLTADYPPYGYGTLGHVDIVAAFARPGVVLAHHQPDPAHPDHEISKEIIGLLRSSTDAHGRPLEVVEVPAPTVLEADGHWADYSYINHYLCNDGVVLCAFDDPRDETAAAIFRRLFPDRTVTLVDARQIFAAGGGIHCITQQQPRSRRS
- a CDS encoding MFS transporter, with the protein product MEIHHWKKIWVGSAGNMVEWFDWFVYASFATYFAGAFFPSGNPTAQLMNTAGIFAVGFFMRPVGGWLLGRVGDRRGRKAALTLTVTLMSASAVLIAVAPTYAVAGYGGALVLLVARLLQGLSVGGEYAASATYLTEATDPKRRGLASSFQYVSMTIGQIVGLGLQIILQRTMSDSALHSYGWRIPFVVGALGAAVVFFLRRTMPESEVYDEDASAAEERGTLRALWRHRREAFLVIALTMGGTVAYYTYTTYLTKYLSNSAGLSKDTATLVSFTALIVFAGLQPFAGALSDRIGRRPLLITFAVGSTVLTVPIMTLLKHAGGYWPALGLSLLALVIVTGYTSINACVKAELFPTGVRSLGVALPYALANALFGGTAEYIALWFKKAGIESGFFWYVAGCAAVSLIVYVTMRETKDQDLTGTMGASGVEGSRVTTAS
- the cimA gene encoding citramalate synthase; this translates as MTETATSALDDSFHVFDTTLRDGAQREGINLTVADKLAIARHLDDFGVGFIEGGWPGANPRDTEFFARAKDEIEFRTARLVAFGATRRAGAKAADDPQVRALLESGAPVITLVAKAHDRHVEMALRTTLDENLEMVRDTVAHLREQGRRVFVDCEHFFDGYRANPEYAKAVVRAASEAGADVVVLCDTNGGMLPAQVHAVVATVLADTGARLGIHAQDDTGCAVANTLAAVDGGATHVQCTANGYGERVGNANLFPVVAALELKYGKQVLPEGRLREMTRISHAIAEVVNLTPSTHQPYVGVSAFAHKAGLHASAIKVDPDLYQHIDPARVGNSMRMLVSDMAGRASVELKGKELGVDLGGDRELIGRVVARVKERELKGYTYEAADASFELLLRGEVEGRALKYFDVESWRAIAEDRPDGSHANEATVKLWAKSERIVATAEGNGPVNALDRALRVALEKIYPQLAALELVDYRVRILEGRHGTSSTTRVLISTSDATGEWSTVGVAENVIAASWQALEDAYTYGLLRAGVEPA